The following proteins are co-located in the Pyxicephalus adspersus chromosome Z, UCB_Pads_2.0, whole genome shotgun sequence genome:
- the RBMX gene encoding RNA-binding motif protein, X chromosome isoform X2, whose protein sequence is MLEADRPGKLFIGGLNTETTEKALEGVFSKYGRIVEVLLMKDRETNKSRGFAFVTFESPADAKDAARELNGKALDGKPIKVEQATKPSFGAGSRRGPPPPPRSRGPPRGLRGSRGGSSRGGMPLKRGPPPRSGGGPPPKRSAPSGPIRSSGMSGRAPLSRERDGYGGPPRRDSLPSRRDEYMSPRDDGYSAKDRYDSYSRDYGSSRDSRDYAPPPRDYTYRDYGHSSSRDDYGSRGYSDRDGYGGRDRDYSDHPSGGSYRDSYEPYGNSRSAPPARGPPPSYGGSSRYDDYGSSRDGYGGRDSYTSSRNDMYSSGRDRVGRQDRGLPPPMDRGYPPPRDSYSSSSRGAPRGGGRGGSRSDRGGGRSRY, encoded by the exons ATGTTGGAAGCCGACCGCCCCGGAAAACTGTTCATTGGTGGTCTCAACACAGAGACCACAGAGAAGGCTTTGGAAGGTGTTTTTAGCAAATATGGCCGTATAGTAGAAG TGCTTTTAATGAAAGATCGTGAGACTAACAAGTCCAGAGGATTTGCCTTTGTCACATTTGAGAGCCCTGCAGATGCCAAGGATGCTGCAAGGGAATTAAATGGAAAG GCACTGGATGGAAAGCCAATTAAGGTGGAGCAAGCCACCAAACCGTCCTTTGGAGCAGGCAGTAGACGTGGACCACCACCTCCACCAAGAAGTCGTGGCCCTCCAAGAGGTCTTAGAGGGTCAAGAGGAG GTTCTTCAAGAGGTGGAATGCCCCTTAAAAGAGGACCTCCTCCTCGCAGTGGCGGAGGCCCTCCACCTAAAAGATCTGCCCCCTCTGGCCCAATTCGCAGCAGTGGAATGAGTGGACGAG CCCCACTGTCGCGTGAACGAGACGGCTATGGTGGACCACCTCGCAGGGATTCATTGCCATCACGCAGAGATGAATACATGTCCCCAAGAGATGATGGTTACAGTGCAAAGGATCGCTATGACAG ttattccAGGGATTACGGCAGCTCCAGAGATTCTAGAGATTATGCACCACCTCCACGAGACTATACCTATAGGGATTATGGTCACTCAAGCTCTCGTGATGATTATGGATCAAGAGGTTATAG CGATCGTGATGGCTACGGAGGCCGTGATAGAGATTACTCAGATCATCCAAGTGGCGGTTCTTACAGAGACTCATATGAGCCCTACG GTAACTCACGTAGTGCCCCCCCTGCAAGAGGGCCCCCTCCATCATATGGTGGAAGCAGTCGCTATGATGATTATGGCAGCTCACGAGATGGCTACGGAGGCAGAGACAGTTATACAAGCAGCAGGAATGATATGTACTCAAGTGGACGTGACAGAGTTGGCCGTCAAGACCGTGGCCTACCCCCTCCAATGGATAGAGGCTATCCTCCCCCTCGTGATTCATACAGCAGCTCAAGTCGGGGTGCTCCCCGTGGTGGCGGCAGAGGCGGAAGCAGATCTGATAGAGGAGGTGGCAGAAGCAGATATTAA
- the RBMX gene encoding RNA-binding motif protein, X chromosome isoform X1, translated as MLEADRPGKLFIGGLNTETTEKALEGVFSKYGRIVEVLLMKDRETNKSRGFAFVTFESPADAKDAARELNGKALDGKPIKVEQATKPSFGAGSRRGPPPPPRSRGPPRGLRGSRGGDYGSSRGGMPLKRGPPPRSGGGPPPKRSAPSGPIRSSGMSGRAPLSRERDGYGGPPRRDSLPSRRDEYMSPRDDGYSAKDRYDSYSRDYGSSRDSRDYAPPPRDYTYRDYGHSSSRDDYGSRGYSDRDGYGGRDRDYSDHPSGGSYRDSYEPYGNSRSAPPARGPPPSYGGSSRYDDYGSSRDGYGGRDSYTSSRNDMYSSGRDRVGRQDRGLPPPMDRGYPPPRDSYSSSSRGAPRGGGRGGSRSDRGGGRSRY; from the exons ATGTTGGAAGCCGACCGCCCCGGAAAACTGTTCATTGGTGGTCTCAACACAGAGACCACAGAGAAGGCTTTGGAAGGTGTTTTTAGCAAATATGGCCGTATAGTAGAAG TGCTTTTAATGAAAGATCGTGAGACTAACAAGTCCAGAGGATTTGCCTTTGTCACATTTGAGAGCCCTGCAGATGCCAAGGATGCTGCAAGGGAATTAAATGGAAAG GCACTGGATGGAAAGCCAATTAAGGTGGAGCAAGCCACCAAACCGTCCTTTGGAGCAGGCAGTAGACGTGGACCACCACCTCCACCAAGAAGTCGTGGCCCTCCAAGAGGTCTTAGAGGGTCAAGAGGAGGTGATTATG GTTCTTCAAGAGGTGGAATGCCCCTTAAAAGAGGACCTCCTCCTCGCAGTGGCGGAGGCCCTCCACCTAAAAGATCTGCCCCCTCTGGCCCAATTCGCAGCAGTGGAATGAGTGGACGAG CCCCACTGTCGCGTGAACGAGACGGCTATGGTGGACCACCTCGCAGGGATTCATTGCCATCACGCAGAGATGAATACATGTCCCCAAGAGATGATGGTTACAGTGCAAAGGATCGCTATGACAG ttattccAGGGATTACGGCAGCTCCAGAGATTCTAGAGATTATGCACCACCTCCACGAGACTATACCTATAGGGATTATGGTCACTCAAGCTCTCGTGATGATTATGGATCAAGAGGTTATAG CGATCGTGATGGCTACGGAGGCCGTGATAGAGATTACTCAGATCATCCAAGTGGCGGTTCTTACAGAGACTCATATGAGCCCTACG GTAACTCACGTAGTGCCCCCCCTGCAAGAGGGCCCCCTCCATCATATGGTGGAAGCAGTCGCTATGATGATTATGGCAGCTCACGAGATGGCTACGGAGGCAGAGACAGTTATACAAGCAGCAGGAATGATATGTACTCAAGTGGACGTGACAGAGTTGGCCGTCAAGACCGTGGCCTACCCCCTCCAATGGATAGAGGCTATCCTCCCCCTCGTGATTCATACAGCAGCTCAAGTCGGGGTGCTCCCCGTGGTGGCGGCAGAGGCGGAAGCAGATCTGATAGAGGAGGTGGCAGAAGCAGATATTAA